One region of Salinibacterium sp. TMP30 genomic DNA includes:
- a CDS encoding acetoacetate decarboxylase family protein — protein MTELKGFLPPLTPQGSSSLVPEMPWYYSGTLLTVEYLTDPANVRAILPPDIDLAPEQPGAVAIVWADWQSCSTGGLELLDPVRAQYLEAFMVVRCSYKGTVYSRCVAIWVTKDFAIGRGWFQGYPKKLGNIAVTRVFNKGKATPKLENGGQFGASIAAYDHRLASAVVTLREPAESNGFVNGHKMLHSRFMPSISKDAGMSLDQLITMGGTDVEIGETWKGDAELHLGDSQWDELHSILPVEEILGGYYREIGVTFNGGDLVEDRSNAI, from the coding sequence ATGACCGAACTCAAAGGATTTCTCCCGCCGCTCACACCGCAAGGGTCGAGTTCGCTCGTACCTGAGATGCCCTGGTACTACTCGGGAACGCTACTCACCGTCGAGTATCTGACCGATCCAGCCAACGTACGTGCGATTCTCCCACCCGATATTGACCTCGCCCCAGAGCAGCCCGGTGCGGTTGCCATCGTCTGGGCTGACTGGCAGTCGTGCAGCACCGGTGGTCTCGAATTACTTGATCCCGTGCGTGCACAGTACTTAGAAGCGTTCATGGTTGTGCGCTGTTCGTACAAGGGCACGGTGTACAGCCGTTGCGTCGCCATCTGGGTGACCAAAGACTTCGCGATTGGCCGTGGTTGGTTCCAGGGTTACCCCAAGAAGCTCGGCAACATTGCTGTCACGCGGGTGTTCAACAAGGGCAAGGCAACTCCCAAGCTCGAGAACGGTGGCCAATTCGGCGCGTCCATCGCGGCCTACGATCACCGTCTCGCCTCCGCCGTCGTCACGCTGCGTGAGCCTGCCGAGAGCAACGGTTTTGTCAATGGACACAAGATGTTGCACAGTCGCTTCATGCCATCCATCAGTAAAGATGCCGGCATGTCGCTCGACCAGCTCATCACGATGGGCGGCACTGACGTGGAGATTGGTGAGACCTGGAAGGGAGATGCAGAACTGCACTTGGGCGATTCCCAGTGGGACGAACTGCACTCGATCCTTCCCGTTGAGGAGATTCTCGGGGGCTACTACCGCGAAATCGGTGTCACCTTCAATGGTGGAGACCTAGTGGAAGATCGCTCGAACGCCATCTAA
- a CDS encoding APC family permease: MALDQKSQENSDRTLRKEQLGVIGIVFFVVAAAAPLVGMTGAVPVAIVLGNGAAAPGAYLFAGIILLLFSVGYAAMSQRVTNTGAFFAYIGRGLGRHAGIAASFVSVLAYLTIQLAIFGFFGGVMAGQVGLLPWWGWTLLAWLAVTALSLLRVDVGAKLLGVLMLAELTVLVIAAVAILIDGGPEGLNWAASFSPDLILAGGLAGSAGIAFAFAFASFIGFEATAIYGEESKDPKRAVPRATYLAVGVITVLFAFTSFALVTGMGASNVIEETLARSGGLEDPAGVLFSLASDYVGPWLATVMSILVLSSLFAGLLAFQNAASRYLFALGRGGVIASSAGTVNGRGAPGRASMIVSVITGIVMILFAVFQLDPIANMFFWFSGLAVVAIVLIEALVCIAIIRFFLQNKGTENIFVTMIAPILAFIGLVLAEYLLMSRFGLLAGDLTLAAGVDPTVTAFGLNAFGWFLVLSPFIVLVIGYIVSLTRKSVNEELLRDEIS, translated from the coding sequence ATGGCGCTAGACCAAAAATCCCAAGAAAACTCCGATCGGACCCTGCGCAAAGAGCAGCTCGGTGTAATCGGAATCGTCTTCTTTGTCGTGGCAGCAGCCGCGCCTCTAGTCGGAATGACGGGCGCAGTGCCCGTCGCAATCGTGCTCGGCAATGGAGCGGCCGCCCCCGGCGCCTACCTATTCGCGGGCATCATCCTTCTCTTGTTCAGTGTCGGCTACGCCGCAATGAGTCAACGCGTAACAAACACGGGAGCGTTCTTCGCCTATATCGGTCGCGGGCTTGGTCGCCATGCCGGAATCGCCGCATCCTTCGTTTCGGTGCTCGCCTACCTCACGATTCAGCTCGCCATCTTTGGATTCTTCGGCGGCGTTATGGCAGGACAAGTCGGCCTGCTCCCCTGGTGGGGTTGGACGCTCCTAGCTTGGCTGGCCGTAACGGCACTGTCATTGCTGCGCGTAGACGTCGGCGCCAAACTGCTCGGTGTGCTGATGCTCGCCGAACTCACGGTGCTCGTAATCGCCGCAGTTGCCATCCTCATCGATGGTGGACCCGAGGGACTCAACTGGGCAGCATCGTTCTCGCCTGACCTTATTCTTGCCGGAGGTCTTGCGGGTTCCGCCGGAATTGCCTTCGCGTTCGCCTTCGCCTCGTTTATTGGATTCGAAGCCACCGCAATTTATGGCGAAGAAAGCAAAGACCCGAAGCGTGCCGTACCGCGCGCAACCTACCTCGCTGTTGGCGTGATCACGGTGCTCTTCGCCTTCACGTCATTCGCACTCGTCACCGGAATGGGCGCCTCGAACGTTATCGAAGAAACGCTTGCTCGCTCTGGAGGACTCGAAGACCCCGCCGGCGTGCTCTTCTCGCTCGCCAGCGACTACGTCGGGCCTTGGCTCGCCACCGTCATGAGCATCCTCGTGCTGTCGAGCCTGTTCGCGGGACTGCTCGCATTCCAGAACGCCGCAAGCCGCTACTTGTTTGCACTCGGCCGCGGTGGCGTAATTGCCAGTTCGGCAGGAACAGTAAATGGTCGCGGCGCTCCTGGCCGTGCATCCATGATCGTGTCGGTTATCACGGGAATCGTGATGATCCTGTTCGCCGTGTTCCAGCTCGACCCGATCGCCAACATGTTCTTCTGGTTCAGCGGCCTCGCGGTCGTAGCGATCGTGCTCATCGAGGCGCTCGTGTGTATTGCGATCATCCGCTTCTTCCTGCAGAACAAGGGCACCGAGAACATATTTGTCACGATGATCGCACCGATCTTGGCATTCATCGGCCTCGTGCTCGCCGAGTACCTGCTGATGTCACGCTTTGGACTGCTCGCCGGTGACCTCACGCTCGCTGCCGGAGTCGATCCCACAGTGACCGCATTCGGGCTCAACGCGTTCGGCTGGTTCCTTGTGCTCTCACCATTCATCGTTCTCGTAATCGGCTACATCGTGTCGCTGACGCGTAAGAGCGTCAACGAAGAACTACTTCGGGATGAGATTTCCTAG
- a CDS encoding sulfurtransferase — protein sequence MPHPLVTANELAALLNDAASGGAPVRVLDVRWSLGGPAGLPLYDAGHIPGAVYVDLDTELARDGEPYEGRHPLPAADAFQASARAWGLNDGETVIVYDDWNSLAAGRAWWLLRYMGAENVRVLDGALPAWTAAGHPLATGTDEMANVTPGTITLSAGHEPVLTADDAASLPHSGVLLDARAGERYRGETEPIDPRAGHIPGAISAPTSGNLNDTGQFLDAISLREHYESLGVSVDRPVGVYCGSGITAAHDALALTVAGFRPALFPGSWSAWVNQPERSVATGPNP from the coding sequence AGCGGGGGAGCACCCGTTCGGGTTCTCGATGTGCGCTGGAGTTTGGGTGGGCCGGCTGGACTCCCGCTCTATGACGCAGGCCACATTCCTGGCGCGGTGTATGTCGATCTCGACACTGAGCTCGCTCGTGATGGCGAACCGTATGAGGGGCGTCATCCTTTGCCTGCAGCTGACGCGTTTCAGGCCTCGGCGCGAGCATGGGGACTCAACGACGGCGAAACCGTCATCGTCTATGACGACTGGAATAGTCTCGCTGCGGGCCGGGCTTGGTGGCTTCTGCGTTATATGGGCGCCGAGAATGTGCGGGTGCTCGACGGTGCGCTGCCCGCGTGGACGGCGGCTGGGCATCCGCTTGCTACAGGAACTGACGAGATGGCGAACGTCACGCCGGGAACCATCACTCTGAGCGCGGGACACGAACCTGTGCTGACGGCCGATGACGCAGCATCTTTGCCTCACAGTGGTGTGTTGCTGGATGCTCGTGCCGGTGAACGCTATCGCGGTGAGACCGAACCGATCGATCCACGTGCCGGCCATATCCCTGGTGCGATCAGCGCTCCCACCTCGGGAAACCTCAACGACACTGGCCAATTTCTCGATGCCATTTCGTTGCGTGAGCACTACGAATCACTCGGTGTCAGCGTGGATCGGCCCGTCGGTGTGTATTGCGGTTCCGGCATCACAGCGGCACACGATGCGTTGGCGCTTACTGTCGCGGGCTTCCGCCCGGCACTGTTTCCGGGTTCGTGGTCGGCGTGGGTGAATCAGCCTGAGCGTTCGGTCGCGACCGGACCGAACCCGTAG